A genomic stretch from Gorilla gorilla gorilla isolate KB3781 chromosome 20, NHGRI_mGorGor1-v2.1_pri, whole genome shotgun sequence includes:
- the UPK1A gene encoding uroplakin-1a has product MMASAAAAEAEKGSPVVVGLLVVGNIIILLSGLALFAETIWVTADQYRVYPLMGVSGKDDVFAGAWIAIFCGFSFFVVASFGVGAALCCRRSMVLTYLVLMLIVYIFECASCITSYTHRDYMVSNPSLITKQMLTFYSADTDQGQELTRLWDRVMIEQECCGTSGPMDWVNFTSAFRAATPEVVFPWPPLCCRRTGNFIPLNEEGCRLGHMDYLFTKGCFEHIGHAIDSYTWGISWFGFAILMWTLPVMLIAMYFYTML; this is encoded by the exons ATGATGGCGTCTGCGGCAGCAGCGGAGGCCGAGAAGGGATCTCCAGTTGTGGTGGGCCTGCTAGTTGTGGGCAATATCATTATTCTG CTGTCAGGCCTGGCCCTGTTTGCTGAGACCATATGGGTGACAGCCGACCAGTACCGTGTATACCCACTGATGGGAGTCTCAGGCAAGGATGACGTCTTCGCTGGTGCCTGGATTGCCATCTTCTGCGGCTTCTCCTTCTTCGTGGTAGCCAGTTTTGGTGTGGGCGCCGCACTCTGCTGCCGCCGGTCCATGGTCCTCACG tACCTGGTGCTCATGCTCATCGTCTACATCTTCGAGTGCGCCTCCTGCATCACGTCCTACACCCACCGTGACTAC ATGGTGTCCAACCCATCCCTGATCACCAAGCAGATGCTAACCTTCTACAGCGCGGACACCGACCAGGGCCAGGAGCTGACCCGCCTCTGGGACCGCGTCATGATTGAG CAAGAATGCTGTGGCACATCTGGTCCCATGGACTGGGTGAACTTCACGTCAGCCTTCCGGGCAGCCACTCCGGAGGTGGTATTCCCCTGGCCCCCACTGTGCTGTCGCCGGACGGGAAACTTCATCCCCCTCAACGAGGAGGGCTGCCGCCTGGGGCACATGGACTACCTGTTCACCAAG GGCTGCTTCGAACACATCGGCCACGCCATCGACAGCTACACGTGGGGTATCTCGTGGTTTGGGTTTGCCATCCTGATGTGGACG CTCCCGGTCATGCTGATAGCCATGTATTTCTACACCATGCTCTGA